The window GTTGATTCCCCGGTCGACGAGTTCGTCCCCGAAGCTCTCGACGGCCTCGCGGTCGGTCTCGAGCGCCCGCCGCTCGTGCAGTTCCGCGGCGCGCTCTTTGACCTCCCCCGCCACGTCCTCGCCGTGTTTGTCCGCGACGAGCGTGTCGGGGCGCTCGGCGAGCAGGGTGAGGAAGACTGCCGCGGCCCGCTCGAGCGGCGGGCCCTCGGCCTCGGCCAGCCGTTCGGCTGCGCCGAAGGACCGCTCGAATCCCGTCACCCACTCCCGGGCGACGTCGTCGCCGGGGACGCTGCCCGCCATTATATCAAGCAGCGTCAGACCGCGCTCCTCTAAGGCCGGCACGGCGTCGGCACCGCGGCGGACGTCGAGCGGTTCCAGATCTTCGGGGGGATCGGCGACGAAGACGTCGACGTGTTCGAACGCGCGGTAGAAGGCGGCGGCGTCCGCGACGGTCGTGTCCTCGACGACGGCCTCGACGACCGGCTGGGAGAGGTCGTCGCCCGCAGCCTTCGTCAGGGGCACGAGCAGCAACAGTGCGCCGAACTGGGTGTTGCCCCCGCCCTGGGCTGACATTCCCTCGACGGCGCGCTCGAAGGCGGGCCCGACCGCCGCACCCTCGGCCGCCATCTCGAGGCCCCGCTGGGCGCCGACGGTTCCCGCGAGGAAGTGGTCGAACCGCAGGTCCGCGAGGTCGCGGTGGCGGTCGACGTTCCCCGGCTTGGGCGTGCCCGCGACCTCGAGCAGGAGCGCCAGTTGGGCGTGTTGGGCTGGCGTTCGCGTTCGCATGTGTCGTATACCCGCCACGTGGTGGCGCGGCGGCTTAGGGTTACGGTTCGACCGGGCGGGGCCCCGTCGTCGACGCCGCGTTCGGTTCCGGATCACTACCCCTAAACCGCCGCTGGCCCAAGTGCCGGCGATGAGTGATACGGCGGCGGACTCGGCGTGGCGCCTCCCCGACGACCGCGAGGCCGTCCGCGCGGCGCTGATCGAGTGGTACGAGGACGACCACCGCGACTACCCCTGGCGCCGAACCGACGACCCCTACGAGATCCTCGTCAGCGAGGTGATGAGCCAGCAGACGCAACTCGACCGCGTCGTCGCGGCCTGGGAGGAGTTCCTCGAGCGCTGGCCGACGACGGCCGACCTCGCCGACGCCGATCGAGCGGACGTCGTCGGCTTCTGGACGGACCACAGCCTCGGCTACAACAACCGGGCGAAGTACCTCCACGAGGCGGCCCGGCAGGTTGAGGACGAATACGACGGCGAGTTTCCGGAGACGCCCGACGAGCTGCAGGAGCTGATGGGCGTCGGTCCCTACACCGCGAACGCGGTCGCAAGTTTCGCCTTCAACAACGGCGACGCGGTCGTCGATACGAACGTCAAGCGAGTGCTCTACCGGGCGTTCGACGTGCCGGACGACGACGCGGCCTTCGAGGAGGCCGCGGGCGAACTCATGCCCGAGGGCCGATCGCGAGTCTGGAACAACGCGATCATGGAACTGGGCGGGGTCGCCTGCGAGCAGACGCCGAAGTGCGACGGCGCGGGCTGTCCCTGGCGCGAGTGGTGTGACGCGTACGCCAGCGGCGACTTCACGGCCCCCGACGTCCCCACGCAGCCCTCTTTCGAGGGGAGCCGCCGCCAGTTCCGCGGACGCGTCATCGGTACCCTGCGGGAGTACGACGAACTCGAGCTCGACACGCTCGGCCACCGAATCCGGGTCGACTACGCGCCGGACGGCGAGTACGGCCGCGAGTGGCTCGAGGGCCTGCTTTCCGACCTCGAGGACGACGGACTTGTCGAAACTGACGAGCGCGACGGGGAGTTCGTGGCGCGACTGCGCCGGTAGCTCGGTTGGGTCGAGAGTCCGGCCAGGACGACGATCGTGACCGATCACCGAACGTCCGAACTCGAAGCCCGCGAGAGCAGGTAGACCGCGACGAGCCCGAGTGCGATGTCCAGCCCGGCAAGAACGAGGACGCCGGGGACGACGCCGTTTAACGCCCCGTCGAACCAGGCCACCTCGACGACCGTCATCACGTCCCTGTCGAGCATGAGCGACCGGGCGGCGTCGACGCCGTAGGTGACGGGGTTGAACCGGGCGAACGTCTGGATCCAGCCGGGCAGCGTCTCGAGCGGGAGGAAGGCGCTCGAGAGGAACAGTAGCGGAAACTGGAGGAGGTTCGCGCCGATGATCGTCGACTCCTGATCGCGGGTGAGGATCGCCAGGGCGTTCGAGAACGCGATAAACCACAGCGAGAACAGGATGCCGACCCCGATGATCCCGAGCGCGCCGGTGAGTCCCGTCGCGATCTCCGCACCCAGCAGAACGCCGAGGCCGAGGATGATCGCGACCTGCACCGCGATCCGGAACACCTCGGCGGCCGTTTTCCCGACGAACACCGCGGTGCGGTTCATCGGGGAGACCAGCACCTTCTCGAACATGCCGTTCTCGATGTCGTTGACCAGCCCGATCCCGGAGGTGACCGCGGCGGCCAGCGCGACTTGGATCGCGATCGCGGGGACGAGGTACGTCTCGTAGCCGATCCCCGGAATGCCCCGGTTGACCGCGTCGCCGGCGACGTTGCCGAACACCTCGGTAAACAGGATGAGGAAGATGATCGGCTGGACGAGCGAGACCACGAGGACGAACGGGTTCCGGACCGCCTTGAGATTCCACCGCTTGAAGTTCACCCAGACGTCGCCGAGGAACGTGTTTGCGGTTCGGTCGACGGTGGCGGTGGCGCCGCCGGTCTCGGTTGCCCCAGCCGTCTCGGCGCCGCCGGGGGTCGCCGCCGCATCCCGCGAGTCCGCCCCGCCGGAGTCCGGCGGACTCATCGCGACACCTCCCCGCGGAGGATCTCAGACTCCGTGTCCGCCTCGAGCCCCTCCCCGGTGATCGCGAGGAACACGTCGTCGAGCGTCGGCGAGCGGACGTTGAAGCCGGTGACGGTCAACCCCGCGTCCCGGAGCGCGACCAGCAGATCCGTCCCGCGCTGGCGGGCCGCCTCGGCGGTCACGCTGACGCCCTCCTCGGTCACCGTCACGGTCGCGTCCTCGAAGCCGTCGAACTCGCGGGCGATCTCGGCGGCCCGGTCCCGCGCCGAGCGGCCGCCGTCCAGTTCGAGGTCGAGCACTTCGCCGCCCACCCGGCGCTTGAGCGCCGCCGGACTCCCGTCGGCGACGATTTCACCGTCTAAGATGACCGCCAGTCGGTCACAAAGCTGGTCGGCCTCCTCGAGGTACTGGGTCGTCAGGAAGATGGTCGTGCCCCGATCGTTGATGTCCCGGAAGTAGTCCCAGAGTCGGTTTCGCGCCTTCGGATCGAGCCCGGTCGTCGGCTCGTCGAGGAAGACCAGCGGCGGCCGGTGGACCAGCGCCGTCGCCGCGTCGAGGCGCTTTTTCATTCCGCCGGAGAACTCGTCGGCTCGCTTGTCGGCGACGTCGGTGAGGTCGACGAGATCCAGCAGTTCGGCGACGCGGTCGGCTCGCTCCCCGCGGGGGACGCCGTAGGCCTCGCAGGCGAACTTCAGGTTCTCTTCGGCGGTGAGTTCGGGATCGACGCTCGTCTCCTGGGCCATGTAGCCGATCGACTCCCGGATCTTTCGGGGCTCCGACTGCACGTCGAACCCGTTGACCCGAACCTCGCCGTCGGTCGGCGAGAGCAGCGTCGCGAACACCTTGATCGTCGTCGTCTTCCCCGCGCCGTTGGGCCCCAGAAAGCCGAAGAACTCGCCCTCGGGGACGGTCAGATCGACGCCGCTGACGGCCGCGGTCCCGTCCGCGTAGACCAGCCGCAGGTCGTCGACGTCGATCGCCGGCGGCTCTCGTCCTCGTTCCTGTCCCCGCGCGTCGGCCTCGAGGGCGGCGTCGGGCCGGTTTCTCGTCTCGTCGTCACCGCCTCGAGCGGCACCGTCCGGTCGATTCGATCCCATACCGTCTCTACGGGGCGTGTGGCAATAGACTTACAGCTTCGAATCGTTCAGGTTACTACGAAATTCGAAATTATGACCGATGGCCGACTTATGGTCGATGTTCGACGCCGTCAGAGTTCGTACTCGAGCGCCCAGTGGTGGAGGTGGCCGAACACCGGAAACAGTGCCGCGGCCCGCTCGGTCGGCTCGTACTCGACTCGGGGCGGAATCTCGTCGTAGGACTCCCGGTTCAGCAGGCCGGCGTCGGTCAACTCCTGCAGCCGCGCCGAGAGCGTGTTCGGCGCGATCTCGAGGTCGTCTTCGAGGTCGCTGAATCGCAGCGGGCCGTCGGCGAACGCGAACGCGCTCAGGACGGCCATCGCGTGGGCCTTCCCGAGCAGGTCCAGCAGTTCCGCAACCGTTCGTTCGACCTGCCGTCGTTTCGCCGGCTCGAGCGATTCGCGAAGTTCGACGGCCTCCTCCCGGGAAAACCGCGATTGCAGTTCGAGCGCGTCTGGCGGGTCGCTCATGTCGCGTCCCGCTACGGGCTCGAGAACGTAATACTTGCACGGTTGTATTATTGTCTGAGCGCCGCTCGCGGCGCCAATACTTCGATGATTCGAAGTTGCAAGTATATGCGTTCTCGAGGCGTAGAATCGGCCATGCGTCTCACCGTATTCGGCGCGTCCGGGCGGACGGGCGAACCCCTCGTCGAGCAGGCGATCGATCGCGGCCACGAGGTCGTCGCCTTCGTCCGGTCGCCGGAGAAGCTACAGGTGGAGTCGCCGTCGCTGACGGTCGTGACCGGCGACGCCTACACCGGCGCGGGCGTCCCGGCAGCTGTCGACGGCGCGGACGCCGTCGTCTCCGTTCTCGGCCAGACGAGCGCGGGCCCGGACGATCTGCTGACCGTCGCGGGAGACAACGTCGTCGACGCAATGGGCGAGGCGAACGTCGATCGGTTCGTCACCCTCGTCGGCGCCGGCGTTCGCGAGGAGGGCGAACGCGTCTCGCTGTCGGGAAAGGTGATGGGTGTCCTCCTGAAAGTCCTCGCTCGAGACGTCCTCGAAGACGCGGCCGAACACGTCGACCGCGTCCGCGCGACGGACCTCGACTGGACGGTCGTTCGCGCACCGCGGCTGACCGACGCCGAGGGGACGGGCGAGTACCGAGCCGGGAATCTCGATCTCGGCTTCGAGTCCATCCCGCGGGCCGACGTCGCCCGGTTCGTGCTCGACTGCCTCGAGGACGAGCAGTTCGTCCGAAAGATGCCGAAGGTGGGACCGCATGACGGCTGACGTGACCACGGTCGATTCCGCGGCGGACTCGAGGCGGTCGTTCCCGATCCGCGCGGCGATCGCGACCGTCCTGTCGGTCGTCGTGAACGTGGGCATCGTCGCCGCGGCCGGCGCGTTCGACGTCGCACCCGGGTTTCAGGCGCTTACCGTTCCGCCGGTCGCCTTCCTCTCGGCCGTCGGCGCGATCGGGGCCGTCCTCGTCTATCTGCTGCTTCGTCGGGTATCGTCCAGCCCCGATCGGACGTTCAGGCGAGTCGCAGTAGCCGTGCTGGTCCTCTCATTCCTCCCCGATATCGGGCTGCTGTTCGCCGACGAGACGGCGACGCCGCTCGGCGTGGGACTGCTGATGGCGATGCACGTCACGGTCGCGGCGATCTGCATCGGACTGCTTCCCGGGGGTGGTCCCCGACGATGAGCCACACCGTCCTCGTCACCGCGGCGAGCGGGACGGTCGGCCGACACGTCGTCGAAACGCTGCTCGAGAGCGACGCGGTCGTGAAGGCGGGCTCTCGGAATCCGCACAGGGCCGGCGAACGGCTATCGGGGCTCGAGGGACTCGACGGTGTCCTCCTCGAGCGTGGCGACGACCCGTTCGTCGAGTTCGATTTCGAGCGGCCAGAGACCTGGGGATCCGCGCTGGACGGCGTCGATTCCCTTTTTCTCGTCCGCCCACCCGGCGTCGCCGTGGACGACCTGACGGCGTTCGTCGACGCCGCGGTGCGGGTCGGCGCCGACCGGATCGTCTACCTCTCGACGCTCGGCGCCGATCGGAACGTCCTGCTGCCACACCACCGGATCGAACGCCACGTCGCTGCGTCGGGTGCAACGTATACCCTCCTCCGGGCGTCGTTTTTCATGCAGAACCTCCACGAGGTGCACGGTCGGGATATCGTCGAGCGCGACGAGATCTTCGTCCCGGCGGGCGCCGGCGGGACGAGTTTCGTCGACGCCAGAGACGTCGGCGAAATCGCCGCGCGCGTGCTCGCCGAGTCCGGGTCGGAATCTGGGTCGCGATCGGCCCACCGAAACGTCGCCTACGACGTAACGGGAGCGGACGCGCTCACTTACGACGAGGTCGCCGCCGCGTTCTCCCGCGTCTTGGATCGGCAAGTAACGTACGCGGATCCCTCGATTCCCACCTTCGTCGCCCGAATGCACGCTCGCGGGCACCCGATCGGATTCGTGCTCCTGATGGTCGGCATCTACACGACGGCGCGACTCGGCCTCGCCGATCGCGTGACCGACGACGCGGCGCGGCTCCTCGGTCGTCAGCCGAGAGGGATCGAGGAGTACGTCGCGGATTACGCCGACGAGTTCCGCTGAGACGAGACTGCGAGGGCCGAACGGGAAACGAGCGACGCGAGCGAACCGCCGCCGACCGTCACCGGTATATTTCACGCTCGCTCGCCTTAGTAAAGCTACGATGGACGGAGACGTTCACATCGCCGCCGTCTGTGGCAGCCTCCGCGACGCGAGCGCGACGCGTCTCGCCCTCGAGCGCGTCCTCGAGGCCGCGGCCGAGGGTGGCGCAACGACCGAACTGATCGACTTGCGAGAGTACGACCTGCCGACGTTCGATCCCGATCGGGATCGCGAGGACGCCGGCGACGCCGCGGCGCTCGCGACGCGACTCCGCGAGGCCGACGCGATCGTGCTGGGGACGCCGATGTACCACGGCTCCTACTCGTCGCCGCTGAAGGCCGCGCTCGACTACTGCGGGTTCGACGAGTTCCGGGACAAGACGGTCGGACTGCTCGCGGTCTCGGGCGGCGCCTTCCCGGTGACGGCCCTCGAGCACCTCCGATCGGTCTGCCGAGCGTTGAACGCGTGGGTCCTTCCCCACGAGGTCGCGATCCCGAAGTCCCACTCGGCGTTCGAGGACGGGGAGTTCGTCGATCCGAGCCTCGAGGAGCGGACCGCGACGCTCGGCCGCCGCGTGGTCCAGTACGCGACGATCGAACCGGACCCGGACTCCTTCGAGAGCGACCAGAACGTCGGTGCCGAGGGGAAATAGTCGGGGTCAGGGGCAGCGCTCGAGCAGTCGCTGGAACCGGCGCTGGTGGGCGAGGAACGCGAAGCACCCGAAGACCACGACGCCGATCTGGACCGCCTCGATTCGAACGATCAGCGTTGCGACTTCGACCGACAGCGGGGGCGACGTGATCGACCAGTCGACGAACCAGGCCGCCGAGAGCAGCGCCGACGCGCCGAGTGCCAGCAACACAGCCGGAACGATCGGCACGAACGAGCAGTGGCGGATCGAGCGCCGGCCGAACGCGCGCCGCTCGAACGTGAACTGGCAGGTGAGGAGGACGGTGAGCGTCCCCGTCGCGAGTGCGAGTCCAGCCTGGCCCCCGATGCGGTCCGCGACGAACAGCCAGAGGACCCAACACGCCGTCAGCAACGTCGCAGCACCGAGGCGGCGCGGTTCGAGCAGATCCTGTAGGTGGTTGACCGTCGCCCCGAAGATGCTCGCCCTGAGCAGGGCGCCACAGAAGAGGATCCCCAGACCGGCGAGTGCCGTCGAGGTCGTCCGAGAGCCGGCGACGAGGCCGAACCAGAGCCCGACGGCGAGCGTTTCCAGCGCCGCAGCCGACAGCGCTGCGGTGATCCCCACGACGCGCTGGCGGGTGGTCCGGCCGAGCACGCCGGGCTGGCGAATGACGCTCATACTCAGCCACTCAGCGACGTCGGGTTTCGTTATGCGACTCATTACTGGACCGAACGGTCAGCGTTCACGAATTTATAGGGCAGAAATACGACGTTTACGCGACCAGTTTGTCCCACGCGGCGAGCGATTGAGTGACTGACGGCGATGGTCTCGTCACGCCGACACACCATTCGATTAGAATATTCGACTGAGCTGCTCGCTCGTTTAGCAGAACTGGTGGCGCTTCCATCCCGAGTACGCCGTGATCGGTCGTACACGGTCTTTCATGCCTCGGTACGTGTTGATCCGCCAGCTGGCGATACTGTACCGGCGAGCGTTCGGTGGGCGACAGTATCGCCGTCCCGGCTCGTTATCGATCGGTTACGACCGTCGCTCGTTCGCGTAGCGCGCTCGTAACTGCTCGTTAGGCACTCAAAATCGTTGAAACGTTGGGTAGAATTATGTACGGCGGTGTGGTCGTGGATGATTATGCCCGAAACGGAACAACAAGACAAGTCGCTGTCGGAGATCGTCGTCAAGGAAGCAGTCGGGAAGGGGCTGGACTCTCCCCTCCGAGACTCTATTCTCGAGGCCGTCGAGGAGGCTGACGGCGGCCGAGGTGGCGGTCGATTCCCGCTTGCCGGCGCCGTCTTCGGTCTGGGTGCGGCGCTCGGCTTCCTCGCGGGGCGGCAGTCGACGGAGTTCGAGGAGTCGCCGCTCGAGGACATCGAGGAGCCCGAAATCATCGAAGACGTGACGGAACGAGCCGAGTCCCAGATGGTGAGCGACGAAACCGAGACCGAAGCGGAGACCGAAAGCGAGGAGATGGAGGGCGGCTCTCGCCTGCCGCAGCTGCTGCTCGCGCTGGGCGTCATCGCCGGCGCCGTCTTCCTGCGCCGTCGGATGGGCGGCGAGGAAGAAGAGGAGTGGGAGCCGATCGAGGAGTTCGAACCGGCGACAAGCGGCGAGGAAGACGAATCCGAGGCGGAAAGCGAGGAAGCGGAAGCCGAGGAGGAAGAGAACGAGACCGAAGAAGCCGAAGAGGAGTAACGCGACACCGCTTTCGTTCTCGGTCTCTCGCTCGCGCAGTTACGGCCGTTCTTTTGGACGCGACAGTTCGTCGGTGACGAAGGAGCTAAGGGGGCGACGCCGACAGTGTGAACGCAATGGAGACGACCCACCGCGTCTTCGTCGGTGATGCGCGCGATCTGTCGGCCGTCGACGACGAGTCAGTCGAACTCGTCGTCACCTCGCCGCCGTATCCCATGATCGAGATGTGGGACGACCTCTTCGCGGAGCTCGATCCCGCCGTCGAGGACGCTCTCGAGGCCGGCGACGGCCGCCGGGCCTTCGAGGCGATGCACGCCCAACTCGACCGGGTCTGGGACGAACTCGAGCGCGTCCTCGTCGACGGCGGCATCGCCTGCGTCAACGTCGGCGACGCGACCCGCTCGGTTGACGGCAGTTTCCGCGTCTACCCGAACCACGCGCGGGTGCTCGAGGCCTTCGAGTCCCGCGGGTTCGATCCGCTACCCGACGTGCTCTGGCGCAAACCGGCCAACAGCGCGGCCAAGTTCATGGGCAGCGGGATGATCCCGCCGAACGCCTACGTTACGCTGGAACACGAGTACATCCTGGTGTTCCGCAAGGGCGGGGAGAGCCGCGAGTTCGAGCCCGGCGCCGATCGGCGCTACGAGGCCGCCTACTTCTGGGAGGAGCGCAACCGCTGGTTCTCCGACGTCTGGACCGAGGTGCGAGGCGAACTGCAGGCCCTCGAGTCGCCCGACGACGACCTCCGGGAGCGGTCGGCGGCCTACCCCCTCGAGATTCCCTACCGGCTGATCTGCATGTACTCGGCGTACGGCGACACCGTGCTCGATCCGTTCTGGGGGACCGGCACGACGACCTTGGCGGCGCTATGTGCGGGTCGCGACTCGATCGGCTACGAACTCGAGGAGGCCTTCCTCGAGGTGTTCGAGCAGCAACTCGACGACGTCCCGGGGCTGTCGCGGTCCGTCGGCCGAACGCGCTTGGAGCGCCACCGCGAGTTCGTCAGCCAGCGCCGCGCGGAGGGTTCCACTTTCGACTACGACGCCGAACACTACGACACGCCGGTCGTGACGAAGATGGAGCGGAATATCCGACTCCGCGAGATCACCGACCTCGAGGCGCTCGCGGTCGACGACGGGAGCGACTATCGCGCGACCCACGAACCGCTGTCGCTGGATTGAGTCGTCTGCCGTCCCGAGTCCCTGTAGGGAACGCCGTCGCTAGCTGGCGGTCGCTATCGAGGGCTCGCGCCGATGATTCACTCAGTCGAGAATCCGTGAATCCGGTGTCGGATCGAACGGTGCGTCGGAGGGACGCTCCGTAACGGTCACGTCGATCCCGTTCGCGTTCCCGATCTCGACTTCGACTCGATACGTCCGATACGTAAACTCGACCCTCGAAGCGGCGCCATCGAACTGGCCGCCATTGCTGCACAGCGAGTCCGCCAGCGTATCAAGCGCGTCAGGATCGAGTACGTCGTACAACGGTGGCTCGAGGTCCGCGGGATCGACACCCTCTGCTGCTGCGATCGCTTCTACAACGCGGACACTCGGTTGCTCCCCCGGTTCCATACGACGTGCTGTTGGCCGTCGACACATAAACCCAGTGATGGTTTTCTGACGCGCGTCTGCCGTGCGTCAGACGTGCGGCTGACGAACGTGTCGCGATAGTATCGAGTGGCGAGTGTCCTCGAGAATGGCCGTGACTGCTCGAAACCGCTATCTCTAGCTGTCAGCAGCGACACGTAGCGCTACGACTCGCCGTGATCGTCACAACAACTGAGGAAGATGGCATGCCCGGGGAGGGCTCCGAACCCTCGATCTCCGCATGTCCCAGGTTCGAGGCTCGGCGGTCCTCGTGGGGGACACGGAGGCTTCCAAGGCGTACCGCACCGAATCTCTGAACCCTATGAGTGCGGCGCTATGTCCAGCTAAGCCACCCGGGCTCATTTCCCGGTAGTGGCGTCGTTCTCTTTAACCTTCTCATTCGAATTCGGCATGCAACGTGGACCCACGGATTTATCACAGGGCCATACGAACTACCGCGACATGAGCGTTCCCGGTATCGTCCAATCTACTCTCGGCGACGAGGAAATCGCGGCGCGAGTCTCTCTCGGCAGCGAAGACGAACTCTTCATCACCTCCTCGAGTACCCTCGTCTACCGGTCCGACGGACTCCTGCGCGACGAATCGGTCGACGAATACCCTCACGAAGCCGACCGCCTCACGCTCTCGGAAGGGCGGCGCAAGACCAAGTTCTCCCTCGAGTATCCCCTCGAGGGAACGAAGGAATTCACGGTGCCGTCGGGCAAGACCGACGCGGTGTTGCACCCGGTTCTCGCCGGCGTCCTGAACGGTAACGACATCACCGAACCCGGCGAAACCGTCGCCAAGACCTACCGCTTCAGCGAACTGACGCTGATCGTCACGAGCGAGCGGCTGGTCAAACACATCGGCAGCGCCGTCTGGGACGAGGACTACGAGGAGTACCACTACGAGGACGTGACGAACCTCTCCTTCGAGGACGGCAGCGTCGCAACCCAGATCGTCCTCGAGGTCGACGGCCGCCCCCAGCGGATCAAAGCACCCAACGAGGAGGCCAACGACCTCCGCGAGCGCCTCCAGCGCGCGCTCTTTGATTACCACGACGTCGGCTCGCTCGAGGAACTCAACGAGTCGATCGGACTCGACGACGCGGAGGACGATCGCGGCGACAGCGGGGGGACGATGGAATTCGGCTCCGGCGTGGATCCGCTCAACGCAGACCCGCCGGAACTCGACGATCAAGAGGGGGGCCGCACGGCGACCGGCGATGCGGGTGCGGACGAAGCCGTCGTCGACGCCGCTGCGAGTTCCGAAACGAAAACGAACGCGAACGCACGCGGGGACGCGGACACGGACGCAAGCGCAACCGAGTCGAGCGTCCCTGACTCGATCGACGTCCGGTCTGACCGACGGGACGACGCGAGCGGCGCCACTGCGGCTGAATCGGCCTCTGAGACCAGTACCCCGTCCGAAGCGGTCGACGACGATGCCGATCCGTTCGTGGAGGCAACGGAGTCGCTCAACGACGATGCGGCGACCGATGCGACTGCCACGCAGCGTCGCCAGACCCAATCCGCCGAAACCGCCGACACTGCCACCAGCGCCGACTCCGCCGCGCAGTCGTGGGCGTCCGACGAGTCGACAGCTGAGGCCCCGGCCGACAACCCGGCATCGACCGCGGCGGATCCGGAAGTCCTCGAGCGCCTCGAGGCGCTCGAGACGGCCGTCGAGCGGCAAAACGACGTCATCGAACAGCAGCAACGGACGATCGAGCAGTTGATCGAAGAGTTGCGGCAGGGCCGATAGTCCCGGGAGTCGAGGCGTCGATCATCGACTCCAGGTAGAAGTGCCAGTGTCGATTACAACGGCCTCACGCCGCGGTTCGTTCCTCTCTCGACGATCCACAGTTTGCACCTCGTTATCGAGTGCATGGCCGATTTTCTACCGCAGTCCGGTTCGACTTCACACGCTACGTTCGGGAATCGACTGCTAGTCACTCGCGTCCCGTTACCTTCCGGATGCACGAGGAGCCGAACGGGCCTATCTCGCCCGCCTCGAGATCGATGAAGTAGCCGGTCGAAAGCCCCGACCCGCAGCGCTGGCAGGTAAAGTCGCCTTCCTTGGTGATCACGTCTCGGTCGAAACTGACGTACTGGCGGCTCTTCGGCCGGACGATACCGTCCTCGCGGTCGATGATGCCCCGCAGTTCGGCCTCGTCGAGGATCGTTCGGGTCACCGTCGGATCGGCCGTGATCGCTTCGATCCGATCGACGACGTCGGCCAGCGAGAGCGACTCGTGCTCGAGCCGCTCGAGGAGCGCGAGGCCGAGTTCGACGCGGTCGTCGAGCTCGCCGTATCGGCTACTCGCACTCGCGTCCGTCGATTCGTTCGTGGCCGCGCTCGCGTCCGTCCTCGTCTCGTCAGTGGTGTTCGCGGTTGCGTCTTCCGCCCCGTCGACGCGGTCGCCGTCACGATCCATCGATGAGTGGTGTCGTGCCGTGCCGAATAAACGTTGCGTCGTCCGGCAGTTCCGAGCGGAAACCGGAGACACAAAGGCTTCAATACTCGCGTGAGAACTCGAGGCGATGTCGACGTTGCCCGGCTCGTCTTCCCCGCTG is drawn from Halopiger aswanensis and contains these coding sequences:
- a CDS encoding DNA-methyltransferase, which produces METTHRVFVGDARDLSAVDDESVELVVTSPPYPMIEMWDDLFAELDPAVEDALEAGDGRRAFEAMHAQLDRVWDELERVLVDGGIACVNVGDATRSVDGSFRVYPNHARVLEAFESRGFDPLPDVLWRKPANSAAKFMGSGMIPPNAYVTLEHEYILVFRKGGESREFEPGADRRYEAAYFWEERNRWFSDVWTEVRGELQALESPDDDLRERSAAYPLEIPYRLICMYSAYGDTVLDPFWGTGTTTLAALCAGRDSIGYELEEAFLEVFEQQLDDVPGLSRSVGRTRLERHREFVSQRRAEGSTFDYDAEHYDTPVVTKMERNIRLREITDLEALAVDDGSDYRATHEPLSLD
- a CDS encoding HalOD1 output domain-containing protein, producing MEPGEQPSVRVVEAIAAAEGVDPADLEPPLYDVLDPDALDTLADSLCSNGGQFDGAASRVEFTYRTYRVEVEIGNANGIDVTVTERPSDAPFDPTPDSRILD
- a CDS encoding DUF7115 domain-containing protein, with protein sequence MSVPGIVQSTLGDEEIAARVSLGSEDELFITSSSTLVYRSDGLLRDESVDEYPHEADRLTLSEGRRKTKFSLEYPLEGTKEFTVPSGKTDAVLHPVLAGVLNGNDITEPGETVAKTYRFSELTLIVTSERLVKHIGSAVWDEDYEEYHYEDVTNLSFEDGSVATQIVLEVDGRPQRIKAPNEEANDLRERLQRALFDYHDVGSLEELNESIGLDDAEDDRGDSGGTMEFGSGVDPLNADPPELDDQEGGRTATGDAGADEAVVDAAASSETKTNANARGDADTDASATESSVPDSIDVRSDRRDDASGATAAESASETSTPSEAVDDDADPFVEATESLNDDAATDATATQRRQTQSAETADTATSADSAAQSWASDESTAEAPADNPASTAADPEVLERLEALETAVERQNDVIEQQQRTIEQLIEELRQGR
- a CDS encoding DUF5830 family protein; translation: MDRDGDRVDGAEDATANTTDETRTDASAATNESTDASASSRYGELDDRVELGLALLERLEHESLSLADVVDRIEAITADPTVTRTILDEAELRGIIDREDGIVRPKSRQYVSFDRDVITKEGDFTCQRCGSGLSTGYFIDLEAGEIGPFGSSCIRKVTGRE